One genomic window of Candidatus Nanohalobium constans includes the following:
- a CDS encoding chorismate mutase translates to MSLEEYRKEIDRINHDLAELIAERMEVVEKVGEYKKENNMEIKDEGREEVVKDQFADIFKQNDLPGQKGRKLAHFLISMAIEEEEEVKEE, encoded by the coding sequence ATGAGTCTGGAAGAATACAGAAAGGAAATTGACAGGATTAACCATGATTTGGCAGAGTTGATTGCTGAAAGAATGGAGGTCGTGGAGAAAGTTGGAGAGTACAAAAAAGAGAATAACATGGAGATCAAAGACGAAGGAAGAGAAGAAGTAGTTAAAGACCAATTTGCAGATATATTTAAGCAAAATGACTTGCCTGGGCAGAAAGGAAGGAAGCTTGCCCATTTCCTTATAAGTATGGCTATTGAAGAGGAAGAAGAGGTAAAAGAGGAATGA
- a CDS encoding prephenate dehydratase yields MKVALLGPEGTYTHQAAASYFEDLETDYCSTIRDVFNSDTEVKFVPVENSLGGGVSDTVELLKSGDDTVTAEVRLQIQHALISDEDSIEDIERIKSHPQALSQCQNLIEEHGWEKEETGSTAAAVEQLEEGEAALASEIAAEINDKNILETSVQDTDSNITRFFVLNGDPEPEEKTALVLEPGEDRPGLLHAMLSCFAGHQVNLTHIQSRPTKRKLGEYYFYVEADAAGEKLQDTIDCLETYAEVQNLGSFSVLGDET; encoded by the coding sequence ATGAAGGTTGCACTTCTAGGCCCGGAAGGAACTTACACGCATCAAGCAGCTGCCAGCTACTTTGAAGACCTGGAAACAGACTACTGTTCGACTATTAGGGATGTTTTCAACTCGGATACTGAGGTAAAGTTTGTTCCAGTTGAGAACTCTCTTGGAGGTGGTGTTTCTGATACTGTAGAGCTTCTGAAGTCTGGAGACGATACTGTCACTGCTGAAGTCAGACTTCAGATACAACACGCCTTGATCTCGGATGAAGACTCGATCGAAGATATTGAAAGGATCAAATCTCATCCTCAGGCGTTGTCTCAGTGCCAGAACTTGATTGAAGAGCACGGCTGGGAGAAAGAAGAAACTGGGTCAACTGCAGCAGCCGTTGAACAACTTGAGGAAGGTGAAGCTGCACTGGCTTCCGAGATCGCAGCTGAAATCAATGATAAGAACATTTTGGAGACTTCTGTCCAGGATACTGATTCAAATATAACTCGTTTCTTCGTGCTTAACGGAGATCCAGAACCTGAAGAGAAGACAGCGCTTGTCTTGGAGCCAGGTGAAGACCGTCCTGGACTGCTCCACGCGATGCTCTCCTGTTTCGCAGGTCATCAAGTCAACTTAACCCATATCCAGTCAAGACCAACGAAAAGAAAGCTGGGAGAGTACTATTTCTATGTTGAAGCAGATGCGGCTGGAGAAAAGCTTCAGGATACGATAGACTGTCTTGAAACCTATGCAGAGGTCCAAAATCTTGGAAGCTTCTCAGTACTCGGTGACGAAACATGA
- a CDS encoding pyridoxal phosphate-dependent aminotransferase — protein MRERIENIDLSIRKISEKAADQDDIVRFDIGQPSFDTPEHIKEAAKEGLENKQGYSPMLGIDELREAIAEEENGKIGYGPEGKEILKDHVMVTTGGMGALYAIFAARLGDDDKAVFNDPCWGPYKMISEVSENQWTQVQYWDEDRNLREEAKEEIAEADMVVVNTPSNPTGYVLTEEQAKEIGEFADEHDTFLISDEVYHRLTYGKEHYSPAAYACDSAIIGSVSKNHAMTGWRIGWIVDEEENIEQYAKVSRASTACPPRVSQYAAIEALQNDSHVEEMRETYEKRRDLLVERMNDLGWDFRAPEGAIYAFPEVGEDSWKFCMEMIEDGVAMVPGEPMGPESDQNIRICFGSTTAGEISLAFDKLEEKIQ, from the coding sequence ATGAGAGAAAGAATAGAAAACATAGATCTTTCAATCAGAAAAATTTCGGAAAAAGCAGCTGACCAGGACGATATAGTAAGGTTTGACATCGGTCAGCCCAGCTTCGACACACCAGAACACATCAAAGAAGCCGCCAAAGAAGGACTGGAAAACAAACAGGGCTACAGCCCGATGCTAGGAATAGATGAGCTCAGAGAAGCAATCGCCGAAGAAGAAAATGGGAAAATAGGTTACGGTCCAGAAGGAAAAGAAATACTTAAAGACCATGTAATGGTTACTACAGGAGGAATGGGAGCACTCTACGCGATCTTTGCCGCAAGACTTGGAGACGACGACAAGGCAGTATTCAACGACCCATGTTGGGGACCTTACAAAATGATAAGCGAAGTATCAGAAAACCAGTGGACACAGGTACAGTACTGGGATGAAGACAGAAACCTGAGAGAGGAGGCGAAAGAAGAGATCGCTGAAGCAGATATGGTGGTTGTTAACACGCCTTCAAACCCGACAGGATATGTACTGACCGAGGAACAGGCAAAAGAGATCGGAGAGTTTGCAGATGAACACGATACTTTCCTGATCTCGGACGAAGTATACCATAGACTAACTTATGGAAAAGAGCACTATTCTCCAGCAGCTTACGCATGTGATTCGGCTATTATTGGCTCAGTCTCCAAGAACCATGCGATGACAGGATGGAGGATCGGATGGATAGTAGATGAAGAAGAAAATATCGAGCAGTATGCCAAAGTTTCAAGGGCTTCAACTGCTTGTCCTCCAAGAGTTTCACAGTATGCAGCTATTGAAGCCTTGCAGAACGACTCTCATGTGGAAGAGATGCGTGAGACATACGAAAAGAGGAGAGACCTGCTTGTTGAAAGGATGAATGATCTCGGCTGGGATTTCAGGGCTCCTGAAGGAGCTATCTATGCTTTCCCAGAAGTAGGAGAAGATTCCTGGAAGTTCTGTATGGAAATGATTGAGGACGGTGTTGCAATGGTTCCGGGAGAGCCAATGGGTCCCGAAAGTGATCAAAATATCAGGATTTGCTTCGGATCAACTACTGCAGGCGAAATCAGTTTAGCATTTGACAAATTAGAGGAAAAAATACAATGA
- a CDS encoding prephenate dehydrogenase/arogenate dehydrogenase family protein: MIDQKIAIVGGTGQFGQHLGERLEENNEIVISGSSVERAKEEAEPHGWGYGEGKEIVKGADIVIISVPIAVTVDVIHEVGPNVSDSALLCDVTSVKQKPVEAMKQYSDEVLGMHPMYAPSNSIKGQKIVMCPEKGKKWSVMEEFWEEHGADLHFTDPKSHDKATSIVQGLMHFSELVMADVIRKSELSTDEMNEYSTPIYQLITDLTARMLNQKAELYGSIQNHNPEIEDVREEVVDSAEELREVIKDDEEFSKKFEELGESFDLEGAQERTDKVIEFLSNDVRDD, encoded by the coding sequence ATGATTGACCAAAAGATTGCTATAGTAGGTGGTACAGGACAGTTCGGTCAGCATTTGGGTGAAAGGCTAGAGGAAAACAATGAAATCGTGATTTCCGGAAGCTCAGTTGAGAGAGCTAAGGAAGAGGCAGAGCCTCATGGCTGGGGTTATGGTGAAGGAAAGGAGATTGTGAAGGGTGCTGACATCGTGATTATCTCGGTTCCTATCGCAGTTACTGTTGATGTCATCCATGAAGTCGGACCGAATGTTTCTGATAGTGCACTTCTATGTGATGTGACTAGTGTCAAGCAAAAACCTGTTGAAGCCATGAAACAGTATTCTGATGAAGTGCTGGGAATGCATCCTATGTATGCTCCAAGTAACTCGATTAAAGGACAGAAGATTGTTATGTGTCCTGAGAAAGGGAAGAAATGGAGTGTTATGGAGGAGTTCTGGGAGGAGCACGGTGCAGATCTCCACTTTACAGATCCGAAGTCTCATGATAAAGCCACTTCTATTGTCCAGGGGTTGATGCATTTCTCAGAGCTTGTGATGGCGGATGTCATCAGAAAATCTGAACTATCCACAGATGAAATGAATGAGTACAGCACTCCTATCTACCAGTTGATCACAGACTTGACTGCCCGGATGCTTAACCAGAAGGCAGAGCTCTACGGCAGCATCCAGAACCACAATCCTGAGATAGAGGACGTAAGAGAAGAGGTTGTAGACTCTGCTGAAGAGTTAAGAGAGGTTATCAAGGATGATGAAGAGTTTTCTAAAAAGTTTGAGGAGCTTGGAGAGTCTTTCGATCTTGAAGGAGCTCAGGAGCGGACGGATAAGGTTATAGAGTTCCTTTCCAACGATGTACGTGATGATTGA
- a CDS encoding chorismate mutase yields MSNPLEEARQNIDKVNEEIVQSVDKRMSEVLRIIDFKEEHNLEVRDEEREEKVMKQFADRFEELGYPRTRGRQLGRVLIDLAVDLEREELDKRRGDE; encoded by the coding sequence ATGTCCAATCCTCTTGAAGAAGCCCGGCAGAACATCGACAAGGTGAACGAGGAGATAGTTCAATCCGTAGACAAACGTATGAGCGAAGTACTACGGATTATCGACTTCAAGGAAGAACACAACCTCGAAGTAAGGGACGAAGAAAGAGAGGAAAAAGTAATGAAACAGTTCGCCGACCGCTTCGAAGAACTAGGCTACCCAAGAACAAGAGGCAGACAACTAGGAAGAGTTCTGATCGACCTCGCAGTGGACCTAGAAAGAGAAGAACTCGACAAAAGAAGAGGAGACGAGTAA